Within the Patescibacteria group bacterium genome, the region AGGGGATAAGAGATTGGGTCCAGGAATACCTTCTATCTGCGTTAAAAACTTAACATTTACTTATCCTGGGAGGGAAGAACCTACTCTTAGAGATGCGTGTTTTTCTATTGATGCGGGGGAAAAGGTTGCACTGGTGGGTCCTGATGGTTCGGGGGAAACAACCTTGCTTCGGTTGTTATGTGGCTTGTATAAGATTACTCTGGGGGATATATATTATGATGGTGTTTCTATAAAGTCGTTAGCTCGTGGTGAATTAAAAAACAAGATAAGTGCTCTTTTTGAAGACTTTGTCCGTTATAATATGAGTCTTAGAAAGAGCATTGTAATTTCAGATTCAAAGCGCGATTTTGATCGGAAACTTTATAACAAAGTTCTTCGCGTTGCTCTTTTGGATAGATGGATAGCTAGAGAGGGAATAACTGATTCCCAGATTTTGGGTAGAGTTCAAAAAGGCGGTATGGAAATTTCGGCAGCGCACTGGCAAAGAATAGCTTTAGCCCGTTGCTTGTATCGGAATCGTTCAGTATTTTTTATGGATGAGCCCCTTTCTTTGGTGGATAATGTGAAAAGGAAGCGTATACTTAGGAATATATTAGATTTTGTGGGGGAACGGACATTGGTTGTTACTTTGCACGGGTTAGAAGAGGTAAACATGTTTGACCGCCTGTTTAGAGTTAGTAGTGGTAGGATATCTGAAATATCGCTGTCCAAAGACTAATTATGTATAAACCAGAATTTGACATTACAAATAATATTTTAATTAATGTAAGTCGAATTGAAGCGGCAAAGGAATTTATTGACAACGCCCCAATGGTACCTTTATGGGAGCGGCGGTTTAAAAAAGAAGCTGTTGAACGTTCTGTTCATTATGCAACTTCTTTGGAGGGTAATCCTTTGAACTTTACGGAGGTAAAGGAGATTCTTGATAAGGGCGAAGGGCACAGTGTTGTTGCTAGGGAACGTGATATTCAAGAGGTTTTGAACTATCGAGATGCAATTTCTTTTATGGAGGAAATTGA harbors:
- a CDS encoding ABC transporter ATP-binding protein, which produces GDKRLGPGIPSICVKNLTFTYPGREEPTLRDACFSIDAGEKVALVGPDGSGETTLLRLLCGLYKITLGDIYYDGVSIKSLARGELKNKISALFEDFVRYNMSLRKSIVISDSKRDFDRKLYNKVLRVALLDRWIAREGITDSQILGRVQKGGMEISAAHWQRIALARCLYRNRSVFFMDEPLSLVDNVKRKRILRNILDFVGERTLVVTLHGLEEVNMFDRLFRVSSGRISEISLSKD